A single window of Vigna unguiculata cultivar IT97K-499-35 chromosome 1, ASM411807v1, whole genome shotgun sequence DNA harbors:
- the LOC114174028 gene encoding probable WRKY transcription factor 75, producing MENYSMLFPCPNSSSYPISTSAVGTSQHGFGGQSSNAFLGLRPSNESSGSDHEKRGEEAGRDAAMLMSQISSGGINVSDELGGLGNGGNSNGKKKGEKKVRKPRYAFQTRSQVDILDDGYRWRKYGQKAVKNNKFPRSYYRCTHQGCNVKKQVQRLTKDEGVVVTTYEGVHTHPIEKTTDNFEHILSQMQIYTPF from the exons ATGGAGAATTATAGCATGTTGTTCCCTTGTCCCAATTCTTCCAGCTACCCCATTTCAACGAGTGCTGTGGGAACCTCTCAGCATGGTTTTGGTGGTCAAAGCTCCAATGCATTCCTAGGACTAAGGCCTAGTAATGAGAGTAGTGGCAGTGATCATGAAAAGAGAGGAGAAGAAGCTGGTAGAGATGCTGCCATGTTAATGTCTCAGATCAGTAGTGGTGGCATTAATGTGAGTGATGAGTTAGGTGGTTTGGGAAATGGTGGTAATAGTAATGGCAAAAAGAAAGGGGAGAAAAAGGTTCGAAAGCCTAGATATGCTTTCCAAACAAGGAGCCAGGTTGATATTCTTGATGATGGTTATCGGTGGAGGAAGTACGGCCAAAAAGCTgttaaaaacaacaaatttccCAG GAGTTACTACCGGTGCACGCATCAAGGGTGCAATGTGAAGAAACAAGTCCAACGCCTAACGAAAGACGAAGGGGTAGTGGTGACTACTTACGAAGGAGTTCACACTCACCCAATTGAGAAGACAACAGATAACTTTGAACACATTTTGAGTCAGATGCAAATATACACTCCCTTTTGA